The DNA region ATCCGCCACGGCCCGCACGACCTGCGCGAGGAGGGCCTCGTCGCTGGCCTCGGCCATCACACGGATCAGGGGCTCGGTGCCGGATTTCCTGATGAGAAGCCTGCCCTTGCCATCGAGCGCGGCTTCGGCCTCACGGATGGTTGCCTTGACGTGGTCTGCTTCAAGGGGCTCGCGCCCCGCGGCATAACGGACGTTTTCAAGCTTTTGCGGGCAGCGCTCGAAGACCCGTGTCAGTGCGCTCGCCGCATCGCCCGTTTCCACCATCGCGCTCAGGATCTGGAGCCCGGCCAGAAGACCGTCGCCTGTCGTGGCGTAGTCGGACATCACGATGTGACCGGATTGTTCTCCGCCGAGGTTGAAGCCGTGCTCGCGCATGGCCTCCACGACGTAGCGGTCGCCCACGGCGGTCCGGTGCAGCGTGAGCCCCTGCCCCGCGAGCCATTGCTCAAGCCCGAGATTGGACATCACCGTGGCGGCCAGCGTGTTGTGCTTGAGCCTGCCTTCCTTGGCCCAGCGCCCGGCGATGAGTGCCATCAGCTGATCCCCATCGACGATGGCACCGGTCTCATCGACGACGATGATGCGGTCTGCGTCCCCGTCGAGCGCGATGCCGATATGCGCCCCTTCGATGACCACGCGGTCCGCGAGCGCTTGCGGTGCCGTGGAGCCGCAGCCCTTGTTGATGTTGTAGCCATCGGGGCTCGCGCCGAGCGTCACCACGTCAGCCCCGAGTTCCCAGAGCACCTGCGGCGCGGTCTTGTAGGCTGCGCCATTTGCGCAATCGACGACGATCTTGAGCCCGCCGAGCCGCTGCCCCCGGGGCAGCGTGGATTTCACGACCTCCACGTAGCGGCCCGTGGCGCTTTCGACCCGGTTCGCGCGCCCGATCTTCGCCGGCTGGCAGAGCGGGACGCCAGCGTGGAAGAGCGCCTCGATTTCTGCTTGTGCGTCGTCGGAGAGCTTGAACCCGTCGGGTCCGAAGAACTTGATCCCGTTGTCTTGGTGCGGGTTGTGCGAGGCCGAGATCATGACGCCGACATCGGCCCGCATGGACACCGTCAACATCCCCACGGCCGGCGTCGGAACGGGGCCGACGAAGATCACGTCGAGGCCCGCAGAGGTGAACCCCGCCGCCAGCGCCGTCTCCAGCATGTAGCCGGAGCGGCGCGTGTCCTTGCCGATCACGACCTGATGCACCCGCTCGTCCCGGCGGAAATAATGGCCCGCCGCTGCGCCGAGGCGCAGCACGGCCTCTGGCGTCATGGGGTAAGTGTTTGCCTCGCCTCGGATGCCGTCGGTGCCAAAGAGTGATTTGCCCATCGTCCCACGCCCTTTTCTTCCTTGCGGGCTTCATCGCGCGCGGGCTCCTGCGTTGCAAGCAAAGCGATGGGCACGCAGGCGCTTTGAGCGAAGAAGGGCTTGCGTGGCCACGGTCCGACGGGCCACATCGCCGCCATGGATGACGGATCCGGGACTTGCTGCGCACCGAGCCGCGCGGGGCAATCGGCCCCGGCTGATATACGATATGCCCCGATCCGATATGCTCCGGGCGCGCCCCCAAAAGACGCGGTGGAGATACCCGGCGGCGAGGGCCTCCTCGGGACGAAGGCCCCGATCCTCCCGCAGGATGGCGAAGCCCCCTTGCGAAAGACCAGGATCAGGCCGTTCGCCATGGAGCGCGGGACGGTCACCAACGCGCAATTCGCGGCCTTCATCGCCGCAACAGGCCACGTCACGCTGGCGGAGACGCTGGGCTGGTCCTTCGTCTTCGCAGGGCATCTGCCCGAAGATCACCCGCCCACGCAGGGCGTCGTGGGCGCTGAATGGTGGCGGCGCGTGTCCGGTGCCACGTGGCTGGCGCCCAACGGTCCGGGCACCGAGGCTGCCCGCCAGCCAGACCACCCAGTCACCCAAGTCGCCTGGTCCGATGCACGGGCCTACGCCGCGTGGGCCGGCGGGCGGCTGCCCACGGAGGCCGAATGGGAGCACGCGGCGCGGGGCGGGCTTGGCGCGGTGACCTTCCCCTGGGGCGAGGCTGCCCCGGAGGACGAGATGGAACGCTACCCCTGCAATATCTGGCAAGGCCGGTTCCCGGGCCGAAACACCGCCGCTGACGGCCACGCGGCCACCGCGCCGTCCCACAGCTTTCCTCCAAACGGCTACGGCCTCCACAACATGGTCGGGAACGTTTGGGAGTGGACGGCCGATCCCTTCCGCCTCCGGTCGCTGAAACGCGCCGCCAAGGCGCGGGAGCGGGAGATGCGGGGATACAAGACGCTGAAGGGCGGCAGTTTTCTTTGCCACGCCTCGTACTGCTTCAGATACCGCATCGCCGCGCGGATCGGGAACGGGCCTGACGCCACGACGACGCACCAGGGTTTCCGCATCGTTTATGATCGCTGACCGCCCGCGCTCGGGATGCAGGAAGCGGCCTCGTGTCGCAAACAGGCCAGAACCCGGCCCTCCCGGCTTGTGAGGGCGCGGCGCTCCCGTAAGCTTCGGGCAGATCCGCAGGGAGAGCGTCATGAAAGATCAATACAGGGTGGTCGTCATCGGCGGCGGCGTCGTGGGCGCCTCGGTCGCCTATCACCTCACGAAGTACGGCTGGACCGACATCGCCATCGTCGAGCGCAACGTGCTTACCGCGGGCTCGTCCTGGCACGCGGCAGGCGGCGTCCACGCGCTCAATGCCGATCCCAACATGGCCGCGCTGCAAGCCTACACGATCGACCTGCTCTCCGAGATCGAGGAGGAGAGCGGCATCAATATCGGCTTCCATGTCACGGGCGGCGTCACCGTCGCCTGCGCGCCGGAGCGCTGGCAGTGGCTGCAATCGGCCTACCGCACCTTCCAGACCATCGGGATCGAGGATTGTCACCTGATGACCCCCGAGGAGATCAAGGAGCGCTGCCCGATCATGTCCACCGAGGGCGTCATCGGCGGCCTCTGGGCGGATCGGGAGGGATACGTGGACACCACCGGCACCGTCCACGCCTATGCCCGCGCCGCCAAGAACCGGGGCGCGGACATCATCGAGCACAACAAGGTCGAGGAACTGAACTGGAAGGGCGACCACTGGGAGGTCGTCACTGAAAAGGGCAAGATCCGCGCCGAGCACGTCGTGAATGCGGGTGGGCTCTGGGCCAAGCAATGCGGGCGCATGGTGGGGCTCGACCTGCCGGTATCCCCTCTCGCCCACCACTACTTCCTGACAGAGACCATCCCCGAGCTCGAGATGCTCGATTTCGAGATGCCCATGACCGTGGACCTCGAGGGCTTCACCTACATGCGCCAGGACAAGAAGGGCATCCTCGTGGGCATCTACGAGGTCGACCACCAGCACTGGATGATGGACGGCGCGCCGTGGAACTACGGCATCGAGCTTCTGCAGGAAGACCCCGACCGGATTGAAAAGGAGCTGATGCTCGCCTTCGAACGCTACCCTTGCCTCAATGACGTGGGCATCCAGAGCTGGGTCAACGGCGCCTTCACCTTCTCGCCCGATGGCAACCCGCTCGTGGGCCCTGTGTCGAGCGTGCCGAACTACTGGCTCGCATGCGGCGTGATGGCGGGCTTCCTTCAGGGCGGCGGCGTGGGCAAGACGCTGGCGGAATGGATGATCCACGGCGAGCCGGAGACCGATGCGTGGTCCATGGATATCGCGCGCTACGGGCCCCAGCATTCCAACAAGGAATACATCAAGCAGACCACGGGCCAATTCTACTCCCGCCGCTTCGTGATGAGCTATCCCAACGAACAGCTTCCCGCCGGTCGCCCGCTGCGCATGGCGCCGGCCTATAGCGACATGACCGAGGCCGGCGCGCGCTGGGGCTGCTCTTGGG from Pseudomonadota bacterium includes:
- the glmM gene encoding phosphoglucosamine mutase, whose amino-acid sequence is MGKSLFGTDGIRGEANTYPMTPEAVLRLGAAAGHYFRRDERVHQVVIGKDTRRSGYMLETALAAGFTSAGLDVIFVGPVPTPAVGMLTVSMRADVGVMISASHNPHQDNGIKFFGPDGFKLSDDAQAEIEALFHAGVPLCQPAKIGRANRVESATGRYVEVVKSTLPRGQRLGGLKIVVDCANGAAYKTAPQVLWELGADVVTLGASPDGYNINKGCGSTAPQALADRVVIEGAHIGIALDGDADRIIVVDETGAIVDGDQLMALIAGRWAKEGRLKHNTLAATVMSNLGLEQWLAGQGLTLHRTAVGDRYVVEAMREHGFNLGGEQSGHIVMSDYATTGDGLLAGLQILSAMVETGDAASALTRVFERCPQKLENVRYAAGREPLEADHVKATIREAEAALDGKGRLLIRKSGTEPLIRVMAEASDEALLAQVVRAVADAVSEAA
- a CDS encoding formylglycine-generating enzyme family protein encodes the protein MDDGSGTCCAPSRAGQSAPADIRYAPIRYAPGAPPKDAVEIPGGEGLLGTKAPILPQDGEAPLRKTRIRPFAMERGTVTNAQFAAFIAATGHVTLAETLGWSFVFAGHLPEDHPPTQGVVGAEWWRRVSGATWLAPNGPGTEAARQPDHPVTQVAWSDARAYAAWAGGRLPTEAEWEHAARGGLGAVTFPWGEAAPEDEMERYPCNIWQGRFPGRNTAADGHAATAPSHSFPPNGYGLHNMVGNVWEWTADPFRLRSLKRAAKAREREMRGYKTLKGGSFLCHASYCFRYRIAARIGNGPDATTTHQGFRIVYDR
- a CDS encoding FAD-dependent oxidoreductase, producing the protein MKDQYRVVVIGGGVVGASVAYHLTKYGWTDIAIVERNVLTAGSSWHAAGGVHALNADPNMAALQAYTIDLLSEIEEESGINIGFHVTGGVTVACAPERWQWLQSAYRTFQTIGIEDCHLMTPEEIKERCPIMSTEGVIGGLWADREGYVDTTGTVHAYARAAKNRGADIIEHNKVEELNWKGDHWEVVTEKGKIRAEHVVNAGGLWAKQCGRMVGLDLPVSPLAHHYFLTETIPELEMLDFEMPMTVDLEGFTYMRQDKKGILVGIYEVDHQHWMMDGAPWNYGIELLQEDPDRIEKELMLAFERYPCLNDVGIQSWVNGAFTFSPDGNPLVGPVSSVPNYWLACGVMAGFLQGGGVGKTLAEWMIHGEPETDAWSMDIARYGPQHSNKEYIKQTTGQFYSRRFVMSYPNEQLPAGRPLRMAPAYSDMTEAGARWGCSWGLETPLYFAPKDFEETPSLDRTDATPFVEAEHKAIREAAGLLDITGFSRFEVTGPGAEAWLDQLFATKLPAPGRARLAVMLSEEGRLKGDLTLFNWGNGEYWIMGSYYLRAWHLRWFKDHLKGRGEGAEVNVSDISDDICGFSLSGPNSKKILHTINPDVDLKFMGCGTFDLGLLRCDVARLSVTGELGYEIHCHANEHIALRTMLLAAGEGHGLREVGFNALLSTRIEKSFGIWSAEFTQDRTPAMTGMDRWIDWSKPAFIGKDAAEKERSTGPAQRLVTLGLESPEADCSGYEPVWSNGTRVGFTTSGAYGHTLGTSIAMAMVDSAYAEPGTELSVHVVGVERAAKVLTPSPYDPNGAAMRA